DNA from Apostichopus japonicus isolate 1M-3 chromosome 15, ASM3797524v1, whole genome shotgun sequence:
AAAACCTATTTAGATTTCCCCAATTGTCTACGTGGTCAAAAGGTTAGTTGGCTCTACTGGTACAATTTTAATTTGCAGCCTACCATTATAAAATAAAcatcagaaaaaaaaggaaaaaaccaTCTTTCCTGCTTGTAAATTCTGTCTACCTTCAACCATCTGATCTATCTTCTTCAAGTCAAGGAAGGGACATTATTTACTCTCACTCCCCCATCCCATTACCccttcccgccccccccccccccccccgcaagcAAAATGTGGTTATGATTACATACCATCTGCCGCCGTTTGTGTAGTAAATTCCCGTGCTTCATCAAAGATCATTCTCTTTAACGTCTCCTTTGGCAGATCGTCAAGTTCAGTCTCAAAGCTGAAGGGCTTTTCTGAGACCGGCTGTAAGAGATGTTTCAAGCAAGTTCTCTGAGTTTGGTCAAGCAATCTTACCAAAAACCCTCACCTTGTAATACTTCAGAATGAGAGAGCAATTTTAGCAACCTAAGACTCCCTCCTGGATTATTCCATCGACCACATGAGCAGGCTTACATTTCATTTTTCCGACATTTCATTTACCCATGTGCTATTCATATCTCTATTATCCATTACAGAAACAaaactcaaaatttgccaaTCGTTAACATTTTACCTACCGTCCCAATTtcattaattcaaataaaagatTGATTGACAGGATAAGTTCATGAACTACCAGAAATGGATCAGAGGAAACTTAAAAAGTGTTGCTTTCGCGTCAAGACATCTCCACCATCATGTTGGATTAGTCTGCAAGATATTTGACACGAAGCTGCGCTCACGACGTGTCTAATGTGAGCCAAACAACAAACAACTTAACTCTAAACACCGAGTGAGCCAGGGTTCTTCTTGCTCTCACCGATACCTCTCAAGATCTATCAACTTTACTATATaactgtcataccacttgctacacattcatttcttatttacggcttggcttgcctataaagagtggttattctgtgtaaattgtcagattcaaagcaccaggggtgcattctgtacaatcataacacttgggtcaTAACGCCCTCAATGACAGTTATActaagccaatttatacgcattcacacaccagtgattcactgtggtcgagtggtaaggacttcggttcgtgacacaagatccgggggtccgattcctaccttcgcctgatgagtcccaaaaggatgAAACTGGTCgtaaagtggaatttttctggtgtgttgttctttatttatttagtatatatctgtcataccacttgctacacattcatttcttacatacatatatatatagatactgtGTTTATAAAAGATAACTTATCAATTACCTCATCAGCTGGGTCATAATATTGCTCCAAGTAGGGATGAGCTAAAGCTTCTTCCACTGTTATCCTCTCATTGGGGTTAAAGGTCAACATTCTACCCAATATATCCAAACCTGTTTCATAGAATGGAGAAGAATAAGGAATGACGAAACATTGCGACAATGTTCAACCTATCATTACATGATTTATGGATGACTTATTATAGGCAGTTGTTTATGTCTTGATATGCCATATCCTCAGATGTTAAAACGGTCATTtctcaacaaaacaaaattatacgTGGTAAGGAACTACATGCCTGGTTGGACAGCAATGATCATATCATAAAGTAAAAAtctaaaacatttcaaaattaagttTTTGCTTACACTACTCCTTTATTAAATTACCACAATAATTACACCATtatagtgaatatatatatacatttatatacaatttctagtattttaatgaaaatcaaCAATACAATCTCATAAAGCTAGTATCGGCTATTATCTGCTATCGCGGTAAATGACGCAGAGATGTGTATAACAGTTTTTGTAAACTGAAGCGTATCGATTGTTTTCGTCATTTTAACGAGAAATCGAATTCATAAATCTGAAAACAGCTATGCAGACCATAATTGCTTCACAAAAGAAGCACTTTAATAGGGATAACACTGAGCAATAAATATCATCTGAAATCACCGATCTCATATGCAACGTGTTTGACTATATGACGtcttatatttcatatatatagtatgtaaaACTAATGCTTTGTCACCGAGTCGGATTAAGAGGTGGCGGCCAGGGCATAATATCTGACACAACAGACGCTGCTTGTCTGCTGAGATCATCTCTAATGTTAATGAGttcataagactagctaagaatatacatagtactaaagatcacccacttcactccGAGTTGATCTCTCTTTGTGCAATAGAACCGACAAGTACAATCTACGtaatcctactatcttgccaaCTTTTAGTATTATGCTTTataagaactcatttatctacagagcagccatttatattcaaaatgggttcttagaatctctgttataatcctgttaatctttcaaacttctaatcatccatcttatttcttatttgttcatgctttcatgattgtacatttttacgacttttatgtatcattattatgtgtcctatttataaattttataatttatactggaataaagaaattgaaaattgaaattgaatattcatatagccTGGCTGTAGGGGATtctgcagctgctgcagctttctTTGACATGAGGTGCCTTGTAAAGAATGACAACAAGCTCCCCTACCCCTACTTAGCATTATAAATGTGGGTAGCATTATACATGGACGGTCTTATCTCGGTAAACCACCACACCTGTAGCTACCACTCGGACGCAAAAGTGCCCTCTTCCGAGTCATTAATGTCTGTCCTAGCTGGAAGCTTGCTTCTACTAATCTCCAGAAGCAAGCCAACGACAGCTCTGACAAGTCgaaaaaatttatcaaaaaattgatatgaaaacaaatatttgacaTGTAACATCATCCTACAAAATTAGTTCAAATGCCTTCCTGATCATCATTGAATTTTCAGGCAAAACGCTAATTACTACtctttttcaacaacaaaatcctgttgaaaagagcaaagaacattttttttttgtgtaatagGATTCAACCCAATGACCTCTGGGATTGCACTTGTTTTTCGAATCAAGTGCAATCCCAGGACATTTTGTGctcttttcaaattgtttatcCCCAGTCAGTTTTATCTTCCCCACTGTAGAATGACTTGATCAAATTTTATCCGTTGATATctaataaaatgtgtaaaagtaagttggcctgacgtttagatcctagcaggatcttcaaaggctaaatgacaaataacagtaacagaagggacaaaaacacgcacagaatacagacaggttaatgagcatggtgaacacagatagatagatgtaaggggattagtagacaagggatggagagaagaaagaaagaaaccaacaggggaagaggagaggtatgagataaacagtagagggacaaagagaggactAAGGGAaggtgtttttgtcccttctgttactgttactggtCATTTagtctttgaagaagatcctgctaggatcgaaacgtcaggccaacttacttttacacattctcatacacaggctctctagttgataagcagtttgctaacagttttttttatttgatttctaaTAGACAACAACTCTTCGACGACTATAGACTCACTTTTTGCGTCGGCATTAACGAAGATCTTAGTCCAGGGCATCTTTTCCTTGCGAGAGAGGGACTGAAGGTAGCTCTTAGCTTTGTCATTCTTGATACACTCCAGGTCTTTCTCTGTCGGTGAGCCGATGATTCCCAAAATGTGGTTCAGCTGATCCAAATCTGAAGAACATTGATGTTAAGTAAGGATAAACAGAATAAAACCCCTCGTGACATGAATCAGGATACCATAAAATCAGAATGCCCTCTAGAAGCACTAGTAATTTGTAAGGGACAGTTTCCCCCTCTCATGATTAGGCTTGTCAAGAAACAACAAAGTGCTCAACTGCTTACAAATGTCCATAGGAAATCGTGTATCCTAAGGATGAATTTCTCTAATGTTAGCTTAAGGCCCTTTGGAGGCCTCGGCTTGATCACCATTTAATTAGAAAAAGAGGGGCAAAGCGCCTCATTTGGATTCGACACATCACTATCTGTTTGAGACAATTCATGAGAGAAAATGACTCCTTCGCGGGGTTGCCAACCTCTCAGGCCTTACAAGCAAAACAAGTTTATTTTCTTAAGCTTAGGCTTCTAATTTTCCCATAAGGTTTATTTGCACTTAGGTTATACCCTTTAAATGACCTTTCAAAATGAATTTGTGATAACTAGGTGATGATTATCTATATTTTAAAGCAAATCCAAGAAAGGAAAACACAGCCAAGAATGCTCCACACAATTCACCAAGTTTTGTCTACAATTTACTATGACAGGCATTCATAAAGATAAGCAAAAATATTTCACGGACACAAGAGAGAACGTTATTTCTCACGTTTGATTCCCTAGTGTAGCTAAACCCACTGTCAATGTAAATTAACATTTAATTAGAAGCAGAGAGCATCGATGGCTTTCAAATTCCAAGAAATAgctatttgcatatatatatcacagagCCTAATGTTAAGCTTACAggagtatatacatatatatatacccatgcATGGCAATTTTATTAATCATCATCAGAGACGACCAAATAGCAGGCGTATCTAtggtcaccaaaaaaaaaggatacaGTGTTTTCCTGGGAAAATTGGCCGGTTGTTGAGCATCTCCGCTAAAATGCAACCGACGGACCAGATGTCTATGGCCTTGCTGTAACCCTTGGAGTTGAGCATAATCTCGGGGGCCCGGTACCACCTGGTGGCCACATACTCTGTTAGAAAACCGGTGTGGTCGTGATCGGGGTCCGCAATTCTGGCAAGTCCAAAGTCACAAATCTACTCAgaggaaaaagaaataaaattatgtaaaaaaaattcacaataaAAATTAACTACAAACAtttgaaatgatatatatatatttatttctgggTGAAGTGGGGTAggaaggggtgagggggggcGGGCTGTGACATTTTTGCAATATGATTGCCAGCCACATCAGCGTACAAAATACTGTGCATTATCAAGTGAGCCATCTGGTCTTTAGTTTTGGGGGCAGGTCCCAGTCAACTAAAATTAATCTGGTTCAGCCTCAGCTGCCAAGGGTCATAAATAAAGAAGCATAAAGAAATGAACATATTATCTAACCGGAATATATCCTGagttttatttatgtaatttgaTTATGTAAATGTTTGCCAGACAAGTGTAAAATAAAAGTTCAGTCGAGAACTACACACTTAAAAATTGACTTtagccacacacaaaaaaaaaaaaaaaacttcaaatgtaaCTTAAATACCAATCCATACACATCACTATATTATCAAGGGTTAAAACAAAAGGGATCgtacagaaatatatattttttagtaACAGATGTATTTATAATGTTgatattcatgaaaaaaaactgggctgtttattaataatttagtCTCTTTTTGTAAATTATCTTTCTTGACACTTCCCTGTAAATTTTTGTTAAAAACTCAATTTTGCACACGTTTGCTGGCATTAATATAAAACATTcgttatatataaacatattgaaaaacaaacaacaatatgtGCAATTCAAATTCCTTTCGGAGACCCCTGGTCTTCACTGACAGATGCTAATAACATACAAATCCACTCCTACACTTTCAGCCCACTCTCACAATCTGTGCTCATGTatgtgtaatatatgtataatatatataatatatataatatatcagcCCTGCTCTTGACTATCAGCAACTGAAAGTTCTGCACTGTCTGATCGTAGTAAAGAGGAAATGCCTCCTCAAAGCTACCTTCCTCTGACATCTTGAGCCAAAATAATTATGCCTGCTACTTGTCAGTCAACACATACTACATTAATAACTAAGGGATAAACATTGTTCATTCCTTTACAGACTTCAACTGCTTTCTACTTacaactgttttgtttttgcactTTTTTTGGCTTTTCTTATTCCAtcatctcttttttttccatatttcaattatttatttctttgagGGAGGGtgacatcacccccccccccccaaatgaattTCTTTGCCAAACAATGCAAGCTAGAACCTGGATTTCAAATTAAGTGCAGGAATACTTTGAAGGCACGATCCAATCTAAATAATTTTTGTCTGACCTCTTTGCACGTCCGTGAAAGAAGTTGCACAACCAATTACGATGGAAGAATAGGCAGGAAGAAATATACAGAACTGTGTGAAACTGATTAATCAACACTTAGTTCTCCAGAATCAGAACCAAAAACTCATGTGATATCCCGGGCATCTTAACCAAACCCTCCATTCTTTCCTGGCAAAGTTTATCTTTCCCCTCGTGAGAGTGTGACACACAAGCCGGTGATGTAACCAAAGACTTTGACTAACGTCACAGCATGCCAAGAGAGCTAGCTGTCGGTTATCACCCTGGAATATTGAGCctttagaaagaaagaaagtacgCTAATAGCTACGAGAAATATCGCAATCCGATCTCAAACTTTGATCGTGAGATCATGCGGAGCCCCGGAGCAGAGAACACTGACGAGAGAGTCGCCGTAGCCGTACGTCAATCACGTTTGGGAGAGACggccatgaaaaaaaaaatagtgggtaatattcaaacaatctctccatTACTTAATCTCCAATAACCTCCCGAGTCCATGACTTATTGAGTGGCTTTTGGCATTCTGTGAGCTCGTatctcagagagagagagtatgGCAGCTGGATGTAAACAAAACATGATCGAGAGGAGCATAATTGATGCGGGAATGTTTCGGAgcaaattaaaatcaaataaatatatccCTCCGAGCAGGAATCGCAGTAGCCGGCCAATTATCCTAGCGATGGGGAAGATGAGATCATCTCTAGGAATACGTGAAGGCTTTGAGTGGAATGAGAGCATCGAGTGAAACACTTAAAGCTTTTCAGATGTAAccaataataatgaaatatccGTAACTGTTTCTCTGTTTCCCAAACGTCttcagaaagccagttggctttgtgctTCCTTGCTCATACCATTTGCTTAATATTCTTATTAACTATCTGACGAattgtagagcaagtgagttaaaatttgtccaagaattaagtgagaaacCAGAAAAGGATCAGATATTTtcagctcttatttgtagcactcccaTTGTGGGTATCAACCATTTTAATCCACTGGTAAAAGATTCTACAGTCTAgactttgtttttacaaaatgtttcaatatccagaaagaacagtcatCCTATTTCAAATATAGACACACAGATGAATGAATAAACTGATATTTTctgttaccaattttgagctatGGAATCCGCTTTGCCACATTTCAAACATCCCTTTGATACTTGTTGTTGGTAAATAAGAGctctacatgacattgtttatacactgtgaaaatattttacaatctaCTGCCAAAGCAAAAGCCATCTGTGATAAAATCATGGAGAAAAACGGCCAATTTTGAGACAATTTGAGATAAACCTGTTGatcccttgaagctcagagggtgaaaactgataaggCAAGACGATCATTTTGTTGAAGAAAATTTCATTCCTGGATGACTGCCTGTTTTGTTGAAGACCTACAGTATAGAGCTCCTTCcacaaaactaaactgaacagaatttgaccaaactatgttcaccaaaagaaaatcatagcataaTAATTCACAggttaattgtagctttaattgcggagttatcatgtttctaaaggttttcagactttgaccctattgacctctaccaatttcaaaagggttcttgcactcaccaagctggatcgaCATGCTAAGTACTGCATGAAGTTTAAGAACtttttgtactttttgagttatcaacAGAGTTGAcagaactttgacctctgttgatcccaaatgaccattgaacttcacagaaaagaatatgtttcttgtactcaataagatggATCCACACACCAAACTTATGAAAATTAATCCAACATTAAATTTTTGAAtcatgccatcaccatcacatagatcGCAAAATTTTAAAGGATCTTTTCTTTGGAGGCTGTTCCTCCATGTTAATCCAAACATTAAAAGAACCTCATTTACGGCTAGGAATTATGTTAGCCTTgggagaagatcctgctaggaccAAATCCACTCTAAGGTTCATTCTTTTGTGAGAACATTTTCGGGAAGTAACTCAATTTTTATACTCCTATCTCTGTTAGAAGATTACAAGCCGCTTCATTACAACCAGTTGGATTTAAAGTGCCTCTGGAAAACAGAGaggaaagaaaagcaaaaaaaaccTTTCCCAGGTGATAGTGATATTTTTTCGTCGGTGAAAGTGAGAAAGTGACAAAGAAAAATTACGACAGGATAGCGCAAAGAAAATTTCAAgttcgatttaaaaaaaaaaaagtttgattttATACGACTATCATAATGTGTGACTAACTAAAGGGCCAATTAAACAGCCTATAAGGAAAGAAATAATGATTTAAACACAAAAGAATTCAAATTGGGACTTTACCTTTAGATCGCAAGTAGTGTTCAGCAGGAGGTTACTGGGCTTCAGGTCTCTGTGTAAAACATTGGCAGAATGGATGTACTTCAAGCCTCGCAGGATTTGATATAAGAAATAGCAAATGTGGTCGTTACTCAGTTTCTGGGTTTTCAGTAGCTTGTAAAGATCGGTTTCCATCAAACTTTGAACAATATATCTGGAGGTATTATGCAAGTTAAGGAGAGTACAGAACAATCCAATCATCTTACAGTGTGCCTATCCCTTGTTCTTCCCTTTTCTCTTTATCCTCCTTTTTTAAAtcttccgttttttttttttcgttttaaatCTTCtcccaagggggggggggggaggtgggataATGCACTATGAAAATAACTGCAACTTTGGTTTAGTCTGATTTGGGAGTATGGGAGAGATGGTGGTATTTTAAGGTTAACTGTCATTGGTTCTGGGAGGTGTTTTGAGGGAGGGCATAGATATCAGGTTAAGGCATTGCTAGTACCTGTAAAAGGCACTCTTAGAATTTAATAGTTTTATTGAGCAAAGGTGCTTGGAAAAGGGCAATTTACTAATCTCATTCCCACTGTTACATGATCATCAAACTTTTTTGTAGTATTTGACAAATTTAGATTTAGACCACCTTAAGGTTGCATTTTATGTCGAAATAGTCAGAGAGCGGTGCAGAAAGTAAATATGTGTAGAATTCAAGATAGAATGGGTGTTGACCCAGACGAGGGTCAACAGGGTCACAATGCTAAACATCACCAGATAATAGGCAAGGTAGATTGGGAAAGTGCACTAGTGCTGTCAACTAAAACAATTATGTAAGACACACCTCTACATTGAATCTCAAGGTGCCCATTACTAATGACCTCAACCTTCCCCattccaccccaccctcccccagcCCACCCTCCCCCAGCCCACCCTCCCCCAGCCCACCCTTCCCCAGCCCAccctcctccaacccccccAACCTATACTCTCCTTATCTACAAATGAAGTGTCTAGAAGACATCTGTAAGtgcttcctcccccccccccttctcttaCTTCCTTTCTCTCTCCTATTTCTCAAAGGATACACATCTTTCATCTCATCCACAGTTGTTGCGTGGATAATGTCTTGAATATTGATAATCTGAAAAGAaacaggaagaagaagaagaacaataaGACCCGATTAATTTTGCAAAGCGTTTGATTACGAACGAGCCTTTGCAACAATTTAATTTTCCGTCCAAATTCGACTCCTACACACATCCCGGAGATACTATCCTTCCCCCTCCATGATAACAAAGCCAGGAATACTTCCTTCCATTGGTAAGATTATTGGGACCCCTTCCACTcccagcctcccccccccccgaccttAATGTATATCCCCTCAATACATAGCTGATGCTGCTTCAAATGGGTTTTAAGGCTTTGAactctgttgacttcaaataactttgacctccaccaatttcattAATAGAGCTCTTGTGATTCTCAAGGGGGGATCAACGCTCCACAAATGAACTTCAACCGAGACGTTCtccttgagttatcgtgtttacaagtttggcgccacacatacatacacacacaaac
Protein-coding regions in this window:
- the LOC139980870 gene encoding mitogen-activated protein kinase 1-like, with product MATGNGKLPVEEVRGQAFNVGPKYTGLAYIGEGAYGMVCSATNNENQGKVAIKKISPFEHQTYCQRTLREIKILTRFRHENIINIQDIIHATTVDEMKDVYIVQSLMETDLYKLLKTQKLSNDHICYFLYQILRGLKYIHSANVLHRDLKPSNLLLNTTCDLKICDFGLARIADPDHDHTGFLTEYVATRWYRAPEIMLNSKGYSKAIDIWSVGCILAEMLNNRPIFPGKHYLDQLNHILGIIGSPTEKDLECIKNDKAKSYLQSLSRKEKMPWTKIFVNADAKSLDILGRMLTFNPNERITVEEALAHPYLEQYYDPADEPVSEKPFSFETELDDLPKETLKRMIFDEAREFTTQTAADGTYS